From the genome of Primulina huaijiensis isolate GDHJ02 chromosome 11, ASM1229523v2, whole genome shotgun sequence:
TCATTATTGTCGATGATACATATTTGTACACAAAATATAAGCACAAAATGTTGATTGTTTTCATTATGGATGGAAACAATCAAGTTGTACCATTAGCATTCACTATTGTGGATGAAGAAACATATATATGGTTTTTGGAGAATCTCGACCAAGATGTTGTTTGTGGTGCAAATAATGTGTCTAATTTCTTATTGGCATATAGTAATTGTGCGAGCAGTTAATGATCTATCACATTTTCAACCTCCACATGGTGTGCATCATTTTTGTTTGAAACACATATGCTCAAATATTAATGTTATATTCAAAGATATGCACTtgaaatattatgctaaaaagcATGTATGCAACAACAAATATGTAAGTTTGAAGTGATAATGGAagcaattcaaaaaaaaaaaaaattggcgcACAATTATCGGGAATTGAGTCTAGCCCGTGATGGTGGAAGGTATTGTGGGTGATGACGACCAACATTGTGGAGTACTTAAATAGTATGTTAAATGGTGCTCATAGACTTCATATTTCTGTGATAGTATAGTTGATCTTTCAGAGACGCATACAATACTTCATTGAACATGCCACAAAAGATCGTTGTATGGTTCACGAAAAGCATTCATGTCCAGATTACACATATCGTACGTATGAAGAATGAGATTATGGAATGAGATGGATAGACCGATTACTAGGGAGAGGCAACAACCGAAAACAAATATGTAAAAGTGtaagtaattttaaatttatcgttcaaatttattaaatttttattattcataaataattagaatatattttatttcaggTACTCAGGATGATAGTCATAACGGGAGTAATGAATGTTGAAGAAGTAAGAACTTACGGAAGAGTTATGTGTTTATTTAACAATATATTCATGTTGCTTCAATTTTCAAGATTATGCGTCTCGGTAGATTGAATTGGTATTATGTACCACCTTCTCGATTCTTAGTTGTCGGactaaatatttttgacaatattattaaaaaattttaactcAGGTATCAAGTTGTTCCATTACAAGTATCTATGTGTATCTCTTAGGTTAGCAATTGGGTTCCTACCCAACCTGAACCTGAACGAGTGGAAATAAGATTGACTTTTtccataaatttaaatttgtgtGATTTTACAATATTGCAAAAGCATTACAATTTGtgacaaaaaagaaaagaatcaaGCTAAGAAATTGAGGactattttagttttaaaatgttagaaaatgaaaattcaaaCTCAAAAGGGGGAAAAAATTATGTTGAAAGTTTAGTTTGGTGGAAAAAATGCTAAGATTTAAACTCACATATACAAACCCGAACTACACGGGTTACCCGACCCAAACACAACCGGACACTCGACTATTCGGATAGTTTAAAAATCAGACCGAGTTTGAGTATAAAAACAAAACACAACCAATCGGATATTAGACCTGAACTACCATATANtttttaattaaatataatctcTCACAAATAGAATCCCACGGACGAGGGTAGTACCTCAATGTACAACCGATAGTTGAGATTATTGTTTCCAAAATTGGAATCAGTCAGAATCCCGTTCTCTAAAAAAAACCCCGGCACAGAAACACACTTGCTTACGCGCACCGCTCCCTTTCTGTCTCTCTTTCCGCCGCCTCCCTCCTCCTCCGCCACGAGAAGGGACAGTTTCATGTACAATTATAGCTTGAATTTGATcgtcaaattcaaaatttttgattgaatttatttaaCTTATTCGGGGATTTGATGGCATCAGAGGATGTGAAGACGAGCGAATCGGCGGTGACAAAGATTGTGAATTTGGCCGAGGAGGCGAAGCTCGCCAAGGAAGATATAAAGCCTACCAAGTATCAAGTTTACAGTATTTGCAAATCTCTCGTTGCCGGCGGTGTTGCAGGAGGCGTGTAAGTGTTTGCTTTTAAGGTTTTTCTGTGTTTTCTCTGCTTGTCTGAGCATGCACTGATTTTCATGGAtcactttttttaaaagaaaatttggtGGATAATGGTGTTTGTTGTgttcaaatttatttaacatttttctgATTATAGTTATAATTGTGCCAGGATCGTCCCAAACTCGGCAGTAAAGTTCTATCGaacatgtttctttttagtCTTGGATTTGCTACTGTtcctgaaattttttttggaaaatctGTCTCTTCGTAATTTTTGCTCTTTGATTGATATAAATGCTGTGGAAATGGTTTCTATTCAATTGGGCATGAAAAGATTGAAATGACCCTTGCTATGATTGAACTAGAAGATTGCATTTTTGAAAGAGAATTGGAACAAAGCGTTCAAAAAAGAACCAAATTTGGTTGAACAtctgaagaataattttagggAAGGCAGAATACAATAAATGAACATTTTCTGCAAAGGAGCTGTGCGTTGTAAAAACTTCTGGCTGCGGGTTTTCCGATTATGGGTAAACCGTTGGCGTGTGGTTGACTTGTTCTTGTTGCATGAACATTGCAGGTCGCGGACTGCTGTAGCTCCATTGGAACGACTGAAAATTTTGCTCCAGGTTAGTTATGTTTAAATCTAGTGGCATACTCCTATATTTCTTAACTGTTGTAGTTAAAAGTGAAGTTGTAACGTCCCAGAAGCTATGACCTTTGTGGTCTGAATAGCAAATATTGGCGAGCCATGATTTGATTTAGAAAATCGCCAGTATTTAGCTTCATGTGCTCTCATTCCTTTACCTATGTTTCAGGTTCAGAATCCACACAACATAAAATACCGTGGAACTGTTCAAGGCTTGAAATATATATGGAGAACTGAGGGTTTTCGAGGAATGTTCAAAGGCAATGGCACTAATTGTGCCAGGATCGTCCCAAACTCGGCAGTAAAGTTCTTCAGCTACGAGCAAGCATCAAAGTATGGTCCTAGAAATGATAGAATGTACAGAAgacatttcttttctttatttatttatttatttatttatttcacaatGTCTTTAAGAGTTTTTGCTTCCAGCGCTTTCAAGGAAATCATACATCCCTCattttcttctcattgaaaattGAAATGCTACATGTCATAGATGATGATAGATATGTCCTCGATGGTTAGATTTGTCATGCGTgtgaaaaatatcaaaatattacaGGAATAATTTGATAGCATTGAAGAGGAACAATATCCCAGTCTTGCTTTGTGAGCTCCAAAAATTGCTCTAGACCTTGTAATAAGGCATCAATGATTTAGGCACATGTTTAATAATTTATTGTGATTGACATGGAATATATCTCTTTCATGGAAACATGGAAGGATCATTCTGTTAGACCATTACTTtcgatatttttgaaaaatggatTTGATCTCTGTGGTTATGGTTGTTCGAGGGCATCATCTTTTCTAATAGCTATTTTTTCTGAAGAAGATAGCATCCTTTCTAGGCTGTCCCAGCACTAAAAAAAGGTACATCACTCGAACGACTATAACCGTAAAAAAATTGTGCTTTGATGACAATGAGGGTTTGCATTTTTATGACAATGAGGATGTTGTCTAGTCATATTAGGGGTGCACACGAGCCGAGTCAAGCTCGAGTATCATACTGCTGGAGCTTGACTTGATTTAAATCGGATTGAGGTCGACTCTAACTTGATCAAGCTTTCAATTTCAAGCTGGAGCTAGACTCGTGTAATTTTCATGTTACTCGAGATCGTGCTCTAAAAGCTTGAAAATGTTTGTATCATAATTTTAGAGTTTAAGTTTTGTATTTATTCGAAGAAAATTACCCTTAAATTATATcctctaaaaaaataatatatagttaCTCAGGTTGCTTGCGAGCTACTTGAGCAGGAACAATTAAAACTCGTGAGCTACTTGAGTATAAATAATAAAACGCACTCTACTCGAATGAAGAATCGAGTTACTCGAATTCGATTCGAGTTCGGTCAGATCAAGGTCGAGTCGAGTTTTGACCGATAGCTTGATTTGACTGAAATGCTCATAAGCTACTCACAAGTAGCTTGACTTTCTTGCACTCCTAAGTCATATTCTTGAATGGAGTTTCTCTTATCTAGATTGTGGTCGAATCAAATTGGATAATGATGTGTCGGTTTGTTTACATAAataagtattaaaaaaaatattttgattgctCTTTCACGTGAGATGAGTCTGACATTTTCCATCTTTTGATtaagtgatatttttttttatttgttacaggggtatattatatatgtatcaGCAACATACTGGAAATGGTATGACACTATCATTGTACATACAACACATGCACATCATTTTATAGAAGTGCTTACCATTTGATCAATGGTTCTTGTTGGTAAAGTGGGTTATTACCGTGAGAAGCAAGTTGAGCTTTATCTTTTTGCAACATCTTTTGCTTGTTGGGTACTTTCTATCCTTACGTAAACACTACATACTTCAGGGAAAATCACTGAAAATTGTAAAGTCTCAGAAGCAACTCTCAGCTCTGGGAGCCTGTAAGCAAATGAGTTTCAACTTTCAAATGAGGAGCTTCACTAAAAATTTAGTGAAATATCCGCTGAATAGCACAATGTTTCATTTGCTCAGAAATCTATGTGTTTATTTCAAAGGATGATATCCTGAATTAAAATAACTTGGACATTCTCTAATTATTTCACGTGGTGATTATGCTGCATTTTCTAAAAGTACCGCCtatgatttttgttttatttttttaagagacATGAGGTACATTTGATTATGGTGAGATGCATGTAATTGTTATTTCCTTTTGCAGAGGACGCTGAATTGACTCCTTTATTACGGCTGGGAGCGGGGGCTTGTGCTGGAATCATTGCCATGTCTGCGACCTACCCAATGGACATGGTTCGAGGCAGGATTACTGTACAGGTATTGCAAGCCTCTCGAAGATGAGCCTTCTCGATTTTTTTAGGATTTCCATAAAATTATTCTCCTAAAGTTTCTAGTACTTTCTGACTTTTGCAGACCGAGAAATCGCCTTATCAGTACAGAGGCATGTTTCATGCTTTATCTACTGTGCTTCGTGAGGAAGGTTTCCGTGCTTTATACAAGGGTTGGCTTCCTTCTGTCATTGGTGTAGTAAGTCCTTATATTCTGTATTTATTTTAGTATCTGATGGTCACTATGATAATTGTCAGTGATCTTTTTCTGGGCCCGATGAAGTGACAGTTAAAAATGCTGTTTTATCCATAAAGAAACCCAATGGCCAGATACCCATCTCGTTAACACCCTGAAAAGACAACAGATTATAACTATCATTGCGCTTGAATGACTATCTCTAGCATTTATGACTTGATTTACAGATGATGTGAAATGAATGTTTAGTGTTCGACAGTCAGCCGCATGCTTAATTTACTTTTgtcattctttaaaaaaaattaaattgcatTGATATTATTAATTCTTTTATACTGATTGAATCTACATGAATTAATGTTGCTGGTAAGGCCTCGTGAAACCAATTTTAACACTAAGATCAAAATGATTCTTGGTGAGTGAATTCTACCCGCTTCTGAAAGGTAAGATTTTCATCATGAGTGTGAAATCACATCTTTGTCTTATCTTGTTCGGGAAACTTATTATCTCCTGCTGTTTGTAGGTTCCTTATGTGGGTCTTAACTTTGCTGTGTATGAATCTCTGAAAGATTGGTTGATTAAATCTAAAGCCTTTGGGCTTGTTGAAGATAATGAATTGGGCATTGTAACTAGGCTTGCTTGTGGTGCTGCGGCTGGAACTGTTGGACAAACCGTTGCTTACCCACTAGATGTGATTCGTAGACGAATGCAGATGGTGGGATGGCATaatgcttcttcaattgttacTGGTGATGGGAGAAGCAGAACCTCTCTTGAATATACTGGCATGCTTGATGCTTTCAGGAAAACTGTGAGGCACGAGGGTGTCAGAGCATTATACCGGGGTTTGATCCCCAATTCGGTGAAGGTTTGTCTTCTAATATATACATTTTGTATTAGTGGggaattttaaaatagaataaCATTTTTAAGGCCAAATAAGATCATGGACAAATTTGGACACGGAACTACCAGGCTTGGGaaattgttattttttgaaaaagaagTAGAAGCCGATTTATTTTGGGTAAATACCAGTGATCCTTAACTGAAGCACATTTTTTATgaagtaatatttttcttataaaaGCTTCTTCATCCTAATGTACTCTATAATCAATCAAGTTCCTAATAGCAatccttgtttttttttcccatgTGCAACTTGCTGCTACTAGTAGTAGTAaattttgttacatttataatttgCGAAAATAGGCTGCATTCCAGTGCTTGAATTAGTCGAGTTGGTCTTACTTGACATCACATTTCCTGTTCAGGTTGTCCCTTCAATAGCCATTGCCTTTGTGACGTACGAACAAGTGAAGGAACTTCTTGGGGTAGAGATTAGAATATCTGACTGAGGCAGGCAGGGAGAGGAGAGCCATGACGTTTGTTCTTTGTGTGTTTTTGATTGACTGAAGAAAAAAGGTCAATATTACATCATCTTCTGCATAGAGAAGCTGGGGACGGTCTAACATCCGTTTGTTGAGGTCTTTTTTACGCGTTTGGaaatgtatgtttttttttccctaGTTGTGCAGAGTTAGCAACTCGTTCCAACAGATGTTTCAAATAAGTGCAAGTAAGAATAATGATTCAATAAAATAGCCTTCTCAGGTCGCTTTGTAATTTAATAGCTTTTATATGTACTTTGTGCCTCACATGGACATAATCTGCCCATTCAGGAATTGAACTGATGCATTATGTGAACTGAGATTTCCATGGACCGATGTACACTAATCTTATGTCATGTTCCGTTATTATATTGCATCAACTGCGTATTTGCTTCATGTCTATAGATTACTAAGGATTGTGCAGTGAAGAAAATATAACATTAAATATAGCAGAAGACTTTGCTGTACTTGATTTGTGGCTCCCATCACTTTGGCAACACCATGTAATAACCTCACTTTGGTGCTTGATTCACACAATTGTCTCAAgactatatatacatatattccaAACCATTTCTAAGCCTATATTTCATACACTGAAATAAGTAAAATTGAACCAAGAGACCATATCTAAGTTCGAAATTTTTGCCCGAGCTCGCGATATGAGTTCTTGGCCTTGTTGGGAATCACGCTTTTCTTCCACGTTACCTTCAAGAATTCACAATTTTCTGCAGTGTCTGAGAACAAAATGTAAACATGGGTGTAATTGATTCATGGAAAGAAGCCATGACGTTTTGAAATTTGTTTGCTCcttgaaaatttaatcaaacggcgtctaaatattattatatgcaAAAGGATTAATGGTTCATTTCAGTGAATTTATGACAAAATAAACTAAATTACCTGCAGTCTCTTATCTTCGTGTGATCCTTCGATGTTTGTTTTCCAACAACGCTTCGAAATTCATTCAATTCTCGCTTTCTCGAAACAACATTCGATCTACTCACACCGTGCTTCAATTTGTTGTCGCAATTTCCCATCTCCCTTAAATTAATTTCCTCGAAATTGGAGCTTTCTTCTGCGGATAATGACAGATACGAAAGGATCACAACAATATTAAGCCCACATACAACAGATGAATCCGTCTCAAGATTCCCATTTTCATCCATGTTCTCTTCACTCTTTTCTTCATATTTTCCATCTTCAACTTTTTCTGTTTGCTGGGATGTATCCCCCACTGTTTCCGCCATTTTTTCAGCTCGAAATCTGCCGAGTGCAATCAGTTTCTTAAAGGGTATTTCACAGAAACACAAAAAGTGTAAGAACTTCGAATAATTACCTCAGAGAAAACGTGGCTGGCTGCGATCAAGGCAATCAAGAAATGGTATCTGAGGATGTCAACGATTTTGAAGCTCGGAGGATAATAATTTATTGGGcttgatttttctttgaaaaagaTATTAACGGTCGCAGGGCTTGCAACACGAGCAAATCGAATTCATTTCTGCCATAGATCAGGGCAATGATGAGTTCCAAATGTGGATGCCGTTCAAATTTTCTTGGTTTCATCAtttgtcattattattattattattattattacggGACACGTCTTCACCAACTGTGAAAGAGCTATATTACTAATTGAGGTGCCAAagtaaaacaataaaaacattAGAGAGTAAAAATAATTGTAGtgaaaatcgatccctttcaatATAAAGGTGTCAAGATTTTACCAAAGCTTTTCTCACATACACGAACACACAATCAAGATCAACATAGAAGTGCACAGTAACAAATCAGAATCGACTGTGCACTTCTATGTTGATCTTGATTGTGTGTTCGTGTATGTGAGAAAAGCTTTGGTAAAATCTCTTGGCACCTAAATattgaaagggatcgattttgcACTACAATTATTTTTACTCTCTAATGACACAAGATTTTACGTGGTTCGACCCAAAAATATGCCTACATGCACAGGAGGCAATGAATTGATCAATAAGTTGGTAACAATACAAACAAAATATCGTGACACTGTTAGTGCTCTCTTGTTCCTCGCAATTTATCAGAAAAACTCTATTGAACAAATATGGCTTCTCTTGATTTTATGAATTTTCGAAATCATCTGTGGCCAAACTTAGTTATCAAGTGAGTCTCTCATACATTCCTGAGTTGTGCTCATCTTCTTAATATGTGGTTACACCGAAGAATATTCTTGTCAGCTTCAATTGAATTACTACAGTTTTCAAACATGCCAACTCATGACGGGCTGTCTACCAGAAGCCTATCCCGCCATCCAGACGGGCTGGAAATCCCCAACCCAAGGTGGATTGCTGGTTAAGCGGGACAGATCACATGTTTgtccacaaaaaataaaaataaataaagaaaaataaaaaatcatcataattaattaaaatttttcatttcaaaaataaacattcataaaaaaaatataaataaattttatagttattGATTTCACATTCATACattttataagaaataattaatacaaaaaaattcccaacttttatttaaaaaaaataaatatatcatcataaattcataatgtatGTGGGGGTCTTAACTcataatcgttattacaatacaatttgattagagttaattaattacagcgaaaaacaagtaaaattttctttacaatgagttCAAAATATGTCaactataattataatactaaaaatagtatataataaaGTCTCATCTAAACACATCATATCATAAAATAAGCTCACACATGACTGAAATCAACTacatacaaacaactcatatcccGGAACATGCTCCGGTATATAAATACATTTATACACTGGGATAGACCACTCAACTTCAACTCAGATTTGACTCCTTCCAGAAGTACCTTCTCCGATCTCATGATAACTTGGAGTACCTACCATTATCCACACACAAAGATAACGCCAGCCCCCTTGGGGGTGAGCAAACTCTCCTATGGAACAACCATAATATTACAAGTAACAAAAATTCAAGCAAGGCTCCCATTGAATTTCTTAAAgaaaattatcattttcatcttAAAATTAAAGGGACTATTTTTTCAAGTTATTTACAAGTTTGCcatcaaattttaattcaatatttttcaatttatttatatgtttgctattaaaattaaatgtattatttttcaaagaaaTATAGAGTATTTTCAACTTGTATATAGTTTATTTCCATTTGCATAGATTACTTCAAATCCATTTCTAATTACAATTATATTATGAGTTGATTTATCATAGGGTCTCacaatgtaaaaaaaattattttccttccAAGCATACGGGCCAACCCAAATCCGCCTGGGGACACGATCAGCACAGGTTGGCACATCTAGGTCCGCCTTTAAACCACTTAAATTATGTGACGGGTTGACTCGACGAGcccaacccaaattgacagCTCTATGATCTACTAATGAGTTGCACCCATCTGGCCGTTAGACTCGGTTTCAAACTTCTTAATTCTATACCACATATCAAATAGGACTTGAGTGAGACTCACCACATTTCTCCACCTTGTCATCAATTCATTTCTAACTTCATTGGCTCCTCCATCCATTGTTTACGGCTGTTTATTCCTGatcacatttattttcttaaagcAGGGGTCGAACGTGTCTCCAGTAAGCGTTTAGTGCACATATCTGAAGCATTATCTTGTGTACTATTTTTTAGTACCTCAACCTTCCCCAACTCTAGTATTTCTGTGAAATGTAGCCTAATATATATGTGCTTAGAACTTTCTTGGAACACTTGATGTTTAGTCAAGTGAACAACATTTTGGCTATCACAATAGATTACAACATTGTTTTACCGCCTCTGTGATTGTTATGCATTCAGCTTCTGTGGTAGATAATGCTACCACTAGTTGTAGTATTGATATCTAGCTGATGGCAGTGTCAAACATTATAAACATGTATTCGATGAATTATTTTCTTGTATTTATGTTTCTTGCAAAGTCTAAATCTGCATAGCTTATCACTTTTTCATCTTTTGTGGTATCAAA
Proteins encoded in this window:
- the LOC140987616 gene encoding mitochondrial adenine nucleotide transporter ADNT1-like, which translates into the protein MASEDVKTSESAVTKIVNLAEEAKLAKEDIKPTKYQVYSICKSLVAGGVAGGVSRTAVAPLERLKILLQVQNPHNIKYRGTVQGLKYIWRTEGFRGMFKGNGTNCARIVPNSAVKFFSYEQASKGILYMYQQHTGNEDAELTPLLRLGAGACAGIIAMSATYPMDMVRGRITVQTEKSPYQYRGMFHALSTVLREEGFRALYKGWLPSVIGVVPYVGLNFAVYESLKDWLIKSKAFGLVEDNELGIVTRLACGAAAGTVGQTVAYPLDVIRRRMQMVGWHNASSIVTGDGRSRTSLEYTGMLDAFRKTVRHEGVRALYRGLIPNSVKVVPSIAIAFVTYEQVKELLGVEIRISD